One genomic segment of Nothobranchius furzeri strain GRZ-AD chromosome 10, NfurGRZ-RIMD1, whole genome shotgun sequence includes these proteins:
- the ccdc180 gene encoding coiled-coil domain-containing protein 180 isoform X1 has protein sequence MSREVPSGEVNRQLFDAQTQLSKSLRAGRRDMRTECVSSADSNTTCEFCSSSCTRQQRDDEGDEDDVSRLPDSIETSHLTSGILDKLAQKTRQKHDEALKQMDTHLTHLSQACETEVRTLCEQLKSSLQKANLRLDTLKDRMGHLQHSSLQEVLSLWEEVHEEVKERKNRFSELNLQLNDCERQRTDELRAILRTHSQLLEEIRFLPSSEVHRLIHKEATKLNVALLANRRSIAQLLLHLKEDNLQQEFLLHLQWEERLNSWRSIRISGLVERFRTFFSSVVGRQPLSGQQMKQTQEDLTQQRRDVIQQIRTMAPPTISSTAVSDWFNQLTAVNQQIDQHHTDFLRQLKRLRQQTWQDCLAEAEKCKEALSALQLSEEQVNCIISPKLLPLIEGLKSQDEAQLAALKVSRDSLSHHSAGASKCVFDVMRAVALLWETHCRRMETREAELQKHLGDIKQSQQQFIQRKMARVDVPMKDLRQESSEESLKTSLDNISLLVLDIEDRVHSFRSDQKKVVDLLPSLFLKDLDLYRSSIISFFQLNRVSSRTTKARGGTGKGKSKTIQMEKESEPILMKAKSALSKLYDISTNITICPSEGVAYNGPAFSYPAADLPEDLQHKEHLTPFPAELLESTLSQFRVTVLTHLENGFQDLLNMSAAVVTGTMNKDRSELEPLLQPLKPENILTNVYEPRLAELILHQQRVDVHCQEIFDLMTSCRTELKQLETSITMKTQDLSSSLSSMEDDVQTARSSSCLAVVSTTMQDLLDHHVEDVQRCWSGFRQMVRTRLQEARTRTSDLLTSFRTFSEGGDFSPQEVGKYQIRMEKEIRKMRSIRKSILAELEFLESTSQQQVKEASAALEKKLADKKSELEVIKKIQELISRTQTQIKDEAGSSNLQQAEISSRLEELGRMTRSTQVSPDQLCSFLSSTHEEITKRFRYLELDHSKLSADPESRKQVEGSPQSGPQLLSRTTVDPPEDPVLGTSSRVQDPGRGLSSVQEWQSSVDSVISQRGSGSRTKTDDITAEKGFRFLGFEQETEPNACSFSSSVNSVLWKTKNEIRNLTEDTCCSLDSTQQRLLGYQDQASVFLRASKTELLKQMAEFQELLSPLPAFLISNHEQRHRSQLAEDVGVARRRLEELLAASEEEKLVALCHQRSNFHKLRVSLTADELQALNAREELRQQQLHSATWSMHQELQKCVRSRTEEFVTSLASLSENLLLLLDDLLTPAVTHQHTEHKAVTMETGAETGRGRRTWPGISFLFTPTKDSDPSTPVTMTTEDIITTTYSQKHEEVIVNRDAAVKRFEKLFSSETSCSDSENQRHLSEQQRWNTHWQQQIHSLTQIHTM, from the exons ATGAGCAGGGAGGTTCCGAGTGGGGAGGTGAACCGGCAGCTGTTTGACGCTCAG ACTCAGCTGTCCAAATCACTGCGGGCAGGACGCAGAGACATGAGGACAGAGTGTGTGTCCTCAGCAGACAGTAACACAACCTGCGA GTTCTGCTCCTCCTCATGCACGAGGCAGCAGAGGGATGATGAAGGTGACGAAGATGATGTCAGCAGACTTCCTGACTCCATAG AGACCAGTCACCTGACCTCGGGCATTTTGGATAAACTGGCGCAGAAAACCAGACAGAAACACGATGAAGCTCTGAAGCAGATGGACACACACCTGACTCACCTGTCCCAG GCGTGCGAGACGGAGGTAAGGACCCTCTGTGAGCAGCTGAAGTCCTCTTTGCAGAAGGCAAACCTCAGATTGGACACCCTGAAGGACAGGATGGGACACCTGCAGCACAGCAGTCTGCAG gAGGTGCTCAGTCTCTGGGAGGAGGTGCACGAGGAGGTGAAGGAGAGGAAGAACAGATTCTCAGAGCTGAACCTCCAGCTGAACGACTGTGAGAGACAACGAACCgatgag CTCAGAGCCATCCTCAGGACACACAGCCAGCTGCTGGAGGAGATCCGCTTCCTGCCTTCATCAGAGGTCCACAGACTCATCCACAAGGAGGCCACG AAGCTGAATGTAGCCCTGCTGGCGAACCGCCGCAGCATCGCCCAGCTGCTGCTGCACCTGAAGGAGGACAACCTGCAGCAGGAGTttctgctgcatctgcagtgggaGGAGAGGTTGAACAGCTGGAGGAGCATCAGAATCAGTGGGCTGGTGGAACGGTTTAG GACTTTCTTCAGCAGCGTTGTGGGTCGTCAGCCGCTCTCAGGTCAGCAAATGAAACAAACTCAAGAGGATCTGACACAACAGCGTCGTGACGTCATCCAACAGATCAG AACTATGGCCCCGCCCACCATCTCTTCTACAGCCGTTTCTGATTGGTTCAACCAGCTGACAGCCGTCAATCAGCAGATCG aCCAACATCACACGGACTTCCTCCGTCAGCTGAAACGTTTGCGTCAGCAGACGTGGCAGGATTGTCTGGCTGAAGCGGAGAAGTGTAAG GAGGCGCTCTCAGCCCTTCAGCTGTCAGAGGAGCAGGTGAACTGCATCATCAGTCCTAAGCTCCTCCCTCTTATTGAAGGACTCAAGAGTCAGGATGAAGCACAGCTGGCCGCTTTAAAG GTGAGCAGGGACTCCTTGTCCCACCACTCCGCCGGAGCCAGCAAGTGTGTTTTTGATGTGATGCGAGCCGTCGCGTTGCTATGGGAGACGCACTGCCGCAGGATGGAGACAAGAGAAGCAGAACTGCAGAAGCACCTGGGGGACATCAAACAATCACAGCAGCAATTCATACAG AGGAAGATGGCGCGCGTGGACGTCCCGATGAAGGACCTTCGTCAGGAGAGCAGCGAGGAGTCTCTGAAGACGTCCCTGGATAACATCAGTCTGCTTGTGCTGGACATCGAGGACCG agTCCACAGCTTTAGGTCAGATCAGAAGAAGGTTGTGGATCTTCTCCCTTCTCTCTTCCTGAAGGACCTGGACCTCTACAGAAGCAGCATCATCTCCTTTTTTCAGCTGAACCGGGTTTCCAGCAGAACCACCA AGGCCCGGGGTGGGACAGGAAAAGGAAAGTCCAAGACGATCCAAATGGAAAAGGAATCAGAACCCATCCTGATGAAG GCGAAGTCCGCTCTATCCAAGCTCTATGACATCAGCACCAACATCACCATTTGCCCATCAGAGGGTGTGGCCTACAATGGCCCCGCCTTTTCCTATCCTGCTGCTGATCTACCTGAAGACCTGCAGCATAAAGAACACCTGACCCCTTTTCCTGCAGAGCTGCTCGAAAGCACACTGAGCca GTTCCGGGTTACGGTTCTGACCCACTTAGAGAATGGCTTCCAGGACCTCCTCAACATGTCTGCTGCCGTGGTAACAGGAACCATGAATAAGGACCGTTCTGAGCTGGAACCCCTTCTGCAACCGCTGAAGCCAGAAAACATCCTGACCAACGTATATGAGCCCCGTTTGG ctgagcTGATACTCCACCAGCAGCGTGTGGATGTCCACTGCCAGGAAATATTTGACCTGATGACCTCCTGCAGGACGGAACTGAAGCAGCTCGAGACCTCCATCACCATGAAGACCCAGGACCTGTCCTCTTCTCTGTCGAGCATGGAGGACGACGTCCAGACGGCTCGCAGCAGCTCCTG TCTGGCAGTTGTCAGCACCACCATGCAGGATCTTCTGGATCATCACGTTGAAGACGTTCAGCGATGTTGGAGCGGCTTCAGGCAGATGGTCCGGACCAGACTGCAGGAGGCCAGGACCAGAACCTCAGATCTCCTGACCTCCTTCAG GACTTTCAGCGAAGGAGGAGACTTTTCTCCTCAGGAGGTCGGCAAGTATCAGATCAGGATGGAGAAGGAAATAAGAAAGATGAGATCCATCCGGAAGTCTATCTTAGCTGAACTGGAGTTCTTAGAGTCCACGAGTCAGCAACAG GTGAAGGAGGCATCAGCAGCTCTGGAGAAGAAGCTCGCAGACAAGAAGTCTGAACTGGAAGTCATCAAGAAAATCCAGGAACTCATCAGCAGAACTCAAACTCAGATCAAGGATGAG GCCGGCAGCAGCAACCTCCAGCAGGCGGAGATCAGCAGCAGATTGGAGGAGCTCGGGAGGATGACGAGGAGCACACAG GTCTCCCCGGATCAGCTGTGTTCGTTCCTGTCATCCACGCATGAAGAGATCACAAAGCGCTTCCGGTACCTGGAGCTG GATCACTCCAAGCTGTCAGCTGATCCTGAATCCAGGAAGCAGGTGGAAGGTTCCCCCCAAAGTGGCCCACAGCTCCTGAGCAGAACAACGGTGGACCCACCTGAAGACCCGGTTCTGGGTACCAGCAG CAGGGTCCAGGATCCAGGAAGAG GTCTGAGTTCGGTCCAGGAGTGGCAGAGCAGCGTTGATTCTGTCATTTCCCAAAG ggggagtGGCTCCAGGACTAAAACAGACGACATCACCGCTGAGAAGGGATTCCGTTTCCTTGGATTTGAACAGGAAACAGAACCGAACGCGTG CTCCTTCAGCTCATCCGTGAACTCTGTCCTATGGAAAACCAAAAATGAGATCCGGAATCTCACGGAG GACACCTGCTGCAGCCTCGACTCCACACAGCAAAGGCTTCTGGGATACCAGGACCAGGCCAGCGTGTTCCTAAGAGCCAGCAAAACCG AGCTGCtgaagcagatggcagaattCCAGGAGCTGCTGAGTCCACTACCTGCTTTCTTAATCAGTAACCACGAGCAACGGCACCGGTCGCAGCTCGCAGAGGATGTGGGCGTGGCCAGGAGGAGGCTGGAGGAGCTGCTGGCAGCCAGTGAGGAGGAGAAG CTGGTCGCTTTGTGTCATCAGAGGTCGAACTTCCACAAGCTGAGAGTTTCTCTCACAGCCGACGAGCTGCAGGCGCTGAACGCCAGAGAGGAGCTGAGGCAGCAGCAGCTGCACAGCGCCACCTGGAGCATGCACCAGGAACTGCAG AAGTGTGTGCGTTCCAGAACAGAGGAGTTTGTGACATCACTGGCTTCTCTGTCAGagaatctgctgctgctgctggacgaCCTGCTCACACCTGCAG TGACTCATCAGCACACTGAACACAaagctgttaccatggagacgggAGCTGAAACAGGAAGAGGACGCAG gaCCTGGCCTGGTATCTCCTTCCTGTTTACCCCCACCAAGGACTCTGATCCATCCACTCCTGTTACCATGACAACAGAAGATATCATCACAACCACTTACAGCCAGAAACATGAGGAAGTTATTGTCAATAGAGATGCTGCTGtgaag cggtTTGAGAAGCTGTTCAGCTCTGAGACGTCATGTTCAGATTCCGAAAATCAAAGACACCTGAGTGAACAACAACGCTGGAACACACACTGGCAACAACAGATACACTCTCTGACACAGATACACacaatgtaa
- the ccdc180 gene encoding coiled-coil domain-containing protein 180 isoform X3, with protein MSREVPSGEVNRQLFDAQTQLSKSLRAGRRDMRTECVSSADSNTTCEFCSSSCTRQQRDDEGDEDDVSRLPDSIETSHLTSGILDKLAQKTRQKHDEALKQMDTHLTHLSQACETEVRTLCEQLKSSLQKANLRLDTLKDRMGHLQHSSLQEVLSLWEEVHEEVKERKNRFSELNLQLNDCERQRTDELRAILRTHSQLLEEIRFLPSSEVHRLIHKEATKLNVALLANRRSIAQLLLHLKEDNLQQEFLLHLQWEERLNSWRSIRISGLVERFRTFFSSVVGRQPLSGQQMKQTQEDLTQQRRDVIQQIRTMAPPTISSTAVSDWFNQLTAVNQQIDQHHTDFLRQLKRLRQQTWQDCLAEAEKCKEALSALQLSEEQVNCIISPKLLPLIEGLKSQDEAQLAALKVSRDSLSHHSAGASKCVFDVMRAVALLWETHCRRMETREAELQKHLGDIKQSQQQFIQRKMARVDVPMKDLRQESSEESLKTSLDNISLLVLDIEDRVHSFRSDQKKVVDLLPSLFLKDLDLYRSSIISFFQLNRVSSRTTKARGGTGKGKSKTIQMEKESEPILMKAKSALSKLYDISTNITICPSEGVAYNGPAFSYPAADLPEDLQHKEHLTPFPAELLESTLSQFRVTVLTHLENGFQDLLNMSAAVVTGTMNKDRSELEPLLQPLKPENILTNVYEPRLAELILHQQRVDVHCQEIFDLMTSCRTELKQLETSITMKTQDLSSSLSSMEDDVQTARSSSCLAVVSTTMQDLLDHHVEDVQRCWSGFRQMVRTRLQEARTRTSDLLTSFRTFSEGGDFSPQEVGKYQIRMEKEIRKMRSIRKSILAELEFLESTSQQQVKEASAALEKKLADKKSELEVIKKIQELISRTQTQIKDEAGSSNLQQAEISSRLEELGRMTRSTQVSPDQLCSFLSSTHEEITKRFRYLELDHSKLSADPESRKQVEGSPQSGPQLLSRTTVDPPEDPVLGTSSRVQDPGRGLSSVQEWQSSVDSVISQRGSGSRTKTDDITAEKGFRFLGFEQETEPNACSFSSSVNSVLWKTKNEIRNLTEDTCCSLDSTQQRLLGYQDQASVFLRASKTELLKQMAEFQELLSPLPAFLISNHEQRHRSQLAEDVGVARRRLEELLAASEEEKRSNFHKLRVSLTADELQALNAREELRQQQLHSATWSMHQELQKCVRSRTEEFVTSLASLSENLLLLLDDLLTPAVTHQHTEHKAVTMETGAETGRGRRTWPGISFLFTPTKDSDPSTPVTMTTEDIITTTYSQKHEEVIVNRDAAVKRFEKLFSSETSCSDSENQRHLSEQQRWNTHWQQQIHSLTQIHTM; from the exons ATGAGCAGGGAGGTTCCGAGTGGGGAGGTGAACCGGCAGCTGTTTGACGCTCAG ACTCAGCTGTCCAAATCACTGCGGGCAGGACGCAGAGACATGAGGACAGAGTGTGTGTCCTCAGCAGACAGTAACACAACCTGCGA GTTCTGCTCCTCCTCATGCACGAGGCAGCAGAGGGATGATGAAGGTGACGAAGATGATGTCAGCAGACTTCCTGACTCCATAG AGACCAGTCACCTGACCTCGGGCATTTTGGATAAACTGGCGCAGAAAACCAGACAGAAACACGATGAAGCTCTGAAGCAGATGGACACACACCTGACTCACCTGTCCCAG GCGTGCGAGACGGAGGTAAGGACCCTCTGTGAGCAGCTGAAGTCCTCTTTGCAGAAGGCAAACCTCAGATTGGACACCCTGAAGGACAGGATGGGACACCTGCAGCACAGCAGTCTGCAG gAGGTGCTCAGTCTCTGGGAGGAGGTGCACGAGGAGGTGAAGGAGAGGAAGAACAGATTCTCAGAGCTGAACCTCCAGCTGAACGACTGTGAGAGACAACGAACCgatgag CTCAGAGCCATCCTCAGGACACACAGCCAGCTGCTGGAGGAGATCCGCTTCCTGCCTTCATCAGAGGTCCACAGACTCATCCACAAGGAGGCCACG AAGCTGAATGTAGCCCTGCTGGCGAACCGCCGCAGCATCGCCCAGCTGCTGCTGCACCTGAAGGAGGACAACCTGCAGCAGGAGTttctgctgcatctgcagtgggaGGAGAGGTTGAACAGCTGGAGGAGCATCAGAATCAGTGGGCTGGTGGAACGGTTTAG GACTTTCTTCAGCAGCGTTGTGGGTCGTCAGCCGCTCTCAGGTCAGCAAATGAAACAAACTCAAGAGGATCTGACACAACAGCGTCGTGACGTCATCCAACAGATCAG AACTATGGCCCCGCCCACCATCTCTTCTACAGCCGTTTCTGATTGGTTCAACCAGCTGACAGCCGTCAATCAGCAGATCG aCCAACATCACACGGACTTCCTCCGTCAGCTGAAACGTTTGCGTCAGCAGACGTGGCAGGATTGTCTGGCTGAAGCGGAGAAGTGTAAG GAGGCGCTCTCAGCCCTTCAGCTGTCAGAGGAGCAGGTGAACTGCATCATCAGTCCTAAGCTCCTCCCTCTTATTGAAGGACTCAAGAGTCAGGATGAAGCACAGCTGGCCGCTTTAAAG GTGAGCAGGGACTCCTTGTCCCACCACTCCGCCGGAGCCAGCAAGTGTGTTTTTGATGTGATGCGAGCCGTCGCGTTGCTATGGGAGACGCACTGCCGCAGGATGGAGACAAGAGAAGCAGAACTGCAGAAGCACCTGGGGGACATCAAACAATCACAGCAGCAATTCATACAG AGGAAGATGGCGCGCGTGGACGTCCCGATGAAGGACCTTCGTCAGGAGAGCAGCGAGGAGTCTCTGAAGACGTCCCTGGATAACATCAGTCTGCTTGTGCTGGACATCGAGGACCG agTCCACAGCTTTAGGTCAGATCAGAAGAAGGTTGTGGATCTTCTCCCTTCTCTCTTCCTGAAGGACCTGGACCTCTACAGAAGCAGCATCATCTCCTTTTTTCAGCTGAACCGGGTTTCCAGCAGAACCACCA AGGCCCGGGGTGGGACAGGAAAAGGAAAGTCCAAGACGATCCAAATGGAAAAGGAATCAGAACCCATCCTGATGAAG GCGAAGTCCGCTCTATCCAAGCTCTATGACATCAGCACCAACATCACCATTTGCCCATCAGAGGGTGTGGCCTACAATGGCCCCGCCTTTTCCTATCCTGCTGCTGATCTACCTGAAGACCTGCAGCATAAAGAACACCTGACCCCTTTTCCTGCAGAGCTGCTCGAAAGCACACTGAGCca GTTCCGGGTTACGGTTCTGACCCACTTAGAGAATGGCTTCCAGGACCTCCTCAACATGTCTGCTGCCGTGGTAACAGGAACCATGAATAAGGACCGTTCTGAGCTGGAACCCCTTCTGCAACCGCTGAAGCCAGAAAACATCCTGACCAACGTATATGAGCCCCGTTTGG ctgagcTGATACTCCACCAGCAGCGTGTGGATGTCCACTGCCAGGAAATATTTGACCTGATGACCTCCTGCAGGACGGAACTGAAGCAGCTCGAGACCTCCATCACCATGAAGACCCAGGACCTGTCCTCTTCTCTGTCGAGCATGGAGGACGACGTCCAGACGGCTCGCAGCAGCTCCTG TCTGGCAGTTGTCAGCACCACCATGCAGGATCTTCTGGATCATCACGTTGAAGACGTTCAGCGATGTTGGAGCGGCTTCAGGCAGATGGTCCGGACCAGACTGCAGGAGGCCAGGACCAGAACCTCAGATCTCCTGACCTCCTTCAG GACTTTCAGCGAAGGAGGAGACTTTTCTCCTCAGGAGGTCGGCAAGTATCAGATCAGGATGGAGAAGGAAATAAGAAAGATGAGATCCATCCGGAAGTCTATCTTAGCTGAACTGGAGTTCTTAGAGTCCACGAGTCAGCAACAG GTGAAGGAGGCATCAGCAGCTCTGGAGAAGAAGCTCGCAGACAAGAAGTCTGAACTGGAAGTCATCAAGAAAATCCAGGAACTCATCAGCAGAACTCAAACTCAGATCAAGGATGAG GCCGGCAGCAGCAACCTCCAGCAGGCGGAGATCAGCAGCAGATTGGAGGAGCTCGGGAGGATGACGAGGAGCACACAG GTCTCCCCGGATCAGCTGTGTTCGTTCCTGTCATCCACGCATGAAGAGATCACAAAGCGCTTCCGGTACCTGGAGCTG GATCACTCCAAGCTGTCAGCTGATCCTGAATCCAGGAAGCAGGTGGAAGGTTCCCCCCAAAGTGGCCCACAGCTCCTGAGCAGAACAACGGTGGACCCACCTGAAGACCCGGTTCTGGGTACCAGCAG CAGGGTCCAGGATCCAGGAAGAG GTCTGAGTTCGGTCCAGGAGTGGCAGAGCAGCGTTGATTCTGTCATTTCCCAAAG ggggagtGGCTCCAGGACTAAAACAGACGACATCACCGCTGAGAAGGGATTCCGTTTCCTTGGATTTGAACAGGAAACAGAACCGAACGCGTG CTCCTTCAGCTCATCCGTGAACTCTGTCCTATGGAAAACCAAAAATGAGATCCGGAATCTCACGGAG GACACCTGCTGCAGCCTCGACTCCACACAGCAAAGGCTTCTGGGATACCAGGACCAGGCCAGCGTGTTCCTAAGAGCCAGCAAAACCG AGCTGCtgaagcagatggcagaattCCAGGAGCTGCTGAGTCCACTACCTGCTTTCTTAATCAGTAACCACGAGCAACGGCACCGGTCGCAGCTCGCAGAGGATGTGGGCGTGGCCAGGAGGAGGCTGGAGGAGCTGCTGGCAGCCAGTGAGGAGGAGAAG AGGTCGAACTTCCACAAGCTGAGAGTTTCTCTCACAGCCGACGAGCTGCAGGCGCTGAACGCCAGAGAGGAGCTGAGGCAGCAGCAGCTGCACAGCGCCACCTGGAGCATGCACCAGGAACTGCAG AAGTGTGTGCGTTCCAGAACAGAGGAGTTTGTGACATCACTGGCTTCTCTGTCAGagaatctgctgctgctgctggacgaCCTGCTCACACCTGCAG TGACTCATCAGCACACTGAACACAaagctgttaccatggagacgggAGCTGAAACAGGAAGAGGACGCAG gaCCTGGCCTGGTATCTCCTTCCTGTTTACCCCCACCAAGGACTCTGATCCATCCACTCCTGTTACCATGACAACAGAAGATATCATCACAACCACTTACAGCCAGAAACATGAGGAAGTTATTGTCAATAGAGATGCTGCTGtgaag cggtTTGAGAAGCTGTTCAGCTCTGAGACGTCATGTTCAGATTCCGAAAATCAAAGACACCTGAGTGAACAACAACGCTGGAACACACACTGGCAACAACAGATACACTCTCTGACACAGATACACacaatgtaa